CATCGCGGCGCGCGACAGCTTTTTCGGCTCCTGCTGCTCGCGGCTCAGCACGTAGGCGAGGTCGGGCGCGGTGCGGAACATCCATTTCCTGCCGACCCTGACGAGATTGACGCCTCGCGCGAAATATTCGGCCCTGAGATAGGCCAGAGCCGGCGCAAGCTCCGCGCCCTGGGGCAGGCGCTTGCGCATTTCGTCCTCGTCCAGAGGCTCGGTCGCGGCGAAAATCATCGCCTCGCACAGCCGCATGACCTCGCGCTGCGCCTCGCTTGGCTTTTCGCGGGCGAGAAGGGCGGCTGCGTCCGCCGCCTTGAGGTCGAACAGGGGCTCTTGTTCCGCCAAAAGACTCACTCCGCCGCCAGCGCCTGCCGACGCCGCAGCATCAGCGGCGCGAAGGCGCGGTCCTGGCGCAGGTCGATCAGCCCCTCCTTCACCATTTCCAGCGAGGCGGAAAAGGTCGAGGCGCGGGCGGTGCGAACCTGGGCCGGGCTTGCGACCCAGTCTATCAGATAATCGTCGAGCGCGGTCCATTCGACCGCCATTCCGATGATGCGCTCAAGCGCCTCGCGCGCCTCGGCCAGCGACCAGACGTGACGGGTCTTGAGTGAAACATGGGACATGGCCTGTTTCTGGCGCTGGCGGGCATAGGCTGAAAGCAGGTCGAACAGGCTCGCCCGGTAGAGCGGCGCATTGATCACGTCGAGCCCCTCCGGCGCGCCGCGCGCGAAAAGGTCGCGGCCGAACCGGGGACGATTCATCAGCCGTTCCGCCGCGACGCGGATCGCCTGCAGGCGGCTGAGGCGGCGGGCGAGATTGGCGGCGAGGTCCCTCGGGTCCGGCTCCTCGGCCCGGGGCGGAGCGGGCAGCAGCAGGCGCGATTTG
This genomic interval from Candidatus Rhodoblastus alkanivorans contains the following:
- a CDS encoding segregation and condensation protein A produces the protein MERDSENPPDAATRGLTTAEVAFEAEGAKEHGEADFRVDVEGYEGPLDLLLELARRQKVDLSRISVLALAEQYLEFVEAARRVRLELAADYLVMAAWLAYLKSRLLLPAPPRAEEPDPRDLAANLARRLSRLQAIRVAAERLMNRPRFGRDLFARGAPEGLDVINAPLYRASLFDLLSAYARQRQKQAMSHVSLKTRHVWSLAEAREALERIIGMAVEWTALDDYLIDWVASPAQVRTARASTFSASLEMVKEGLIDLRQDRAFAPLMLRRRQALAAE